The following coding sequences are from one Haploplasma axanthum window:
- a CDS encoding uracil-DNA glycosylase codes for MWNEIITNESIKEYYKKLIQKVSEERKTKTIYPTTENVFKAFELTPFEKIKVVILGQDPYHGELQAHGLAFSSLDKKTPKSLLNIKKEIKDDLGLEITQNNDLTNWAKQGVLLLNTILTVEEGKPLSHKNFGWEEFTLNIFKEICRIDSPLVFILWGNNAKEYQRYIYNDKHLVLTSVHPSPLSANRGFFGSKPFSKTNKYLQKNNIGVIDFKI; via the coding sequence ATGTGGAATGAAATAATTACGAATGAATCTATAAAAGAATATTATAAGAAATTAATCCAAAAAGTTAGTGAAGAAAGAAAGACAAAAACAATTTATCCAACTACCGAAAATGTTTTTAAAGCATTTGAATTAACTCCATTTGAAAAAATCAAAGTTGTTATTCTAGGACAAGATCCATATCATGGCGAGTTGCAAGCACATGGATTAGCATTTAGTTCATTGGATAAAAAGACTCCAAAAAGTTTGTTAAATATTAAAAAAGAAATAAAAGATGATCTAGGTCTTGAAATTACACAAAATAATGATTTAACAAATTGGGCCAAACAAGGTGTTCTTTTATTAAACACAATCCTAACAGTAGAAGAAGGAAAACCTTTATCACATAAGAATTTTGGATGGGAAGAATTTACTTTGAATATTTTCAAGGAAATATGTAGAATTGATAGTCCGCTTGTTTTTATATTGTGGGGTAATAATGCTAAAGAATATCAAAGATATATTTATAATGATAAACATTTAGTATTAACATCAGTTCATCCATCGCCACTTTCAGCAAATCGAGGTTTTTTTGGTTCAAAACCATTTTCTAAAACAAATAAGTATTTACAAAAAAATAATATTGGTGTAATTGACTTTAAAATATAA
- a CDS encoding folate family ECF transporter S component, whose protein sequence is MELKKIVLASILTALSIVIDITFNALVPTQTMGTAYYAIPIIIAGIFLGVKYSLLMAFIGDSLSVIIGGIPFFPLFSIGAMMWGLLPGLLLKNKKGFSRILVVVLITHILVTTLNSVALMVHYHKSITGLLIDLPLRAFLIIPNSIIIALLVEAVLTPIELRKNVEV, encoded by the coding sequence ATGGAATTGAAAAAAATTGTTTTAGCGTCTATTTTGACAGCATTATCGATAGTAATTGATATTACTTTTAATGCACTTGTTCCAACACAAACAATGGGAACAGCTTATTATGCAATACCAATAATAATTGCAGGTATATTTTTAGGAGTAAAATATAGTCTTTTAATGGCTTTTATTGGTGATTCGTTAAGCGTTATAATCGGAGGTATTCCATTTTTCCCGCTATTCTCTATAGGAGCAATGATGTGGGGATTATTACCTGGTTTGTTGTTAAAGAATAAGAAAGGTTTTTCTAGAATATTAGTAGTAGTATTAATAACTCATATATTAGTTACAACCTTAAATAGTGTCGCATTAATGGTTCATTACCATAAAAGCATTACAGGGTTATTAATTGATTTACCCTTAAGAGCATTTTTAATTATTCCTAATTCAATAATAATTGCTTTATTAGTTGAGGCAGTATTGACACCAATTGAATTAAGAAAAAATGTTGAAGTCTAG